The Thermonema lapsum genome window below encodes:
- a CDS encoding four helix bundle protein, protein MENFKLKIEMERVRENIVMNKSYAFALRVINLYKYLTSEKKEFVLSKQLLRSGTAIGALIKESEHAQSKADFISKMNIALKEANETAYWLHLLKDSDFISEKEFESIYSDSEELLKLLVSIVKSSKKNLKK, encoded by the coding sequence ATGGAAAATTTCAAATTGAAAATTGAAATGGAAAGGGTAAGGGAAAATATTGTAATGAATAAATCTTACGCTTTTGCGTTGAGGGTAATCAATTTGTATAAATACTTAACGTCTGAAAAGAAGGAGTTTGTTTTAAGTAAGCAGCTTCTACGAAGTGGCACTGCCATCGGTGCTTTAATCAAAGAAAGTGAACACGCCCAATCAAAAGCCGATTTTATCAGTAAAATGAACATAGCTTTGAAAGAAGCGAATGAAACTGCTTATTGGCTTCACCTACTAAAAGATAGTGATTTTATCAGTGAAAAAGAATTTGAATCCATCTATTCCGATTCCGAAGAATTGCTAAAGCTGTTGGTTAGTATTGTGAAGTCATCAAAAAAGAACTTAAAAAAATGA
- a CDS encoding restriction endonuclease subunit S, translating to MSKNNQNKLVPRLRFPEFQNAGEWEVKRLGEVIEERNERTTIKNQYPLLTSSKKGIFLQEEYFDKQIASLSNIGYKIIFRNDFTYRSMSDSGDFTFNIQSILEKGIVSPAYPVFYISEKNTNRLFLYYYLNFSRVVKNQIFKLTQGGTRLALPIKALKKIIVQFPSLPEQQKIAACLSSLDEVIAGEREKLALLQQHKKGLLQQLFPQEGETVPRLRFPEFQNAGEWEVKRLGEVYEFKPTNSFSRDCLNYENGLVKNIHYGDIHTKFDTLFDISKEKVPFINPYLPIEKIKEESYCKEGDIIFADASEDLNDVGKSIEIINLNNEKVVSGLHTLLARQKENLLVIGFGGYLFKSEWVRKQIQKEAQGAKVFGISATRISNVKIKFPKNKSEQQKIAACLSSLDDLIAAQTEKIELLEQHKKGLLQGLFPVGNG from the coding sequence ATGAGTAAGAACAACCAAAATAAACTAGTACCCCGCCTCCGCTTCCCCGAATTTCAAAATGCAGGGGAGTGGGAGGTGAAGAGGTTGGGGGAGGTAATAGAAGAAAGAAACGAAAGAACAACTATAAAAAATCAATATCCTCTTCTTACATCCAGCAAAAAAGGAATTTTCCTTCAAGAAGAGTATTTTGACAAACAAATTGCAAGTCTTAGTAACATTGGTTATAAAATAATTTTCAGGAATGATTTTACTTATCGTTCAATGAGTGATTCTGGTGATTTTACATTTAATATTCAGAGTATATTAGAAAAAGGAATTGTTTCTCCTGCATATCCTGTCTTTTATATTTCAGAAAAAAATACAAATCGACTATTCTTGTATTATTATCTTAACTTTTCCAGAGTAGTAAAAAATCAAATTTTTAAATTAACACAAGGCGGAACAAGGCTTGCTCTTCCTATAAAAGCACTTAAAAAAATAATTGTGCAGTTCCCCTCCCTCCCCGAACAACAAAAAATCGCTGCTTGCCTCTCGTCTTTAGATGAAGTGATAGCAGGCGAGCGGGAAAAGTTAGCCCTGCTGCAACAACACAAAAAAGGACTGCTGCAACAGCTCTTCCCACAAGAGGGCGAAACCGTGCCCCGCCTCCGCTTCCCGGAATTCCAAAATGCAGGAGAGTGGGAGGTGAAGAGGTTGGGGGAGGTTTATGAATTTAAACCAACAAATTCCTTCTCCAGAGATTGTCTAAATTATGAAAATGGTTTAGTAAAGAACATTCATTATGGAGATATTCATACGAAGTTTGATACCCTTTTTGACATTTCAAAAGAAAAAGTTCCTTTTATAAACCCATATTTACCGATTGAAAAAATTAAAGAAGAAAGTTATTGTAAAGAAGGAGATATAATTTTTGCAGATGCATCAGAAGACTTAAATGATGTTGGCAAAAGCATTGAAATCATAAATTTGAATAATGAAAAAGTCGTTTCAGGCTTACATACATTACTTGCTCGACAAAAAGAAAATCTTTTAGTCATTGGTTTTGGTGGTTATCTCTTTAAATCAGAATGGGTTAGAAAACAAATTCAAAAAGAGGCACAAGGTGCAAAAGTGTTTGGAATATCAGCAACAAGAATTTCAAATGTTAAAATCAAATTCCCAAAAAACAAATCCGAACAACAAAAAATCGCCGCTTGCCTCTCGTCCTTAGACGACCTCATCGCTGCCCAAACGGAAAAAATTGAATTGCTGGAGCAGCACAAAAAGGGGCTGTTGCAGGGGCTGTTTCCAGTGGGGAATGGATAA
- a CDS encoding heavy metal-binding domain-containing protein, translating into MMKKIAVVLAVAFAMSLTACSIEKQEQEQSSGQTPTHKKHMQQAGVMYQCPMKCEEDKMYDEEGDCPVCGMPLEKVEVKD; encoded by the coding sequence ATGATGAAAAAAATTGCAGTAGTCCTTGCCGTGGCTTTTGCCATGAGCCTGACTGCCTGCTCTATCGAAAAGCAGGAACAAGAACAATCAAGCGGGCAGACGCCCACGCACAAAAAGCACATGCAGCAAGCTGGGGTGATGTATCAGTGCCCCATGAAGTGCGAAGAAGACAAGATGTACGACGAAGAAGGCGACTGCCCAGTTTGCGGTATGCCTCTGGAGAAAGTAGAGGTAAAAGACTAA
- a CDS encoding efflux RND transporter periplasmic adaptor subunit: MKNRKWTYWVLIALLFNLAACEKHKKHHGEVVQLPVTSPLRKDTSIVREYVCQIHAIQHIEVRALEEGYLQNIYVDEGMPVKKGQLLFQILPIVYQAELQKAQAEVYYAQVEYDNAKALADSNIISPAQLALVYAKLKKAQAELALAQSHLSFTKITAPFDGLVGRFHVRLGSLLEEGELLTTLSDVSQLWVYFNMPEPEYLDYMQGANNANTREVQLRMANGQIFDQKGKITAIESEFDNKTGTVAFRATFPNPKNLLRHGETGNILITIPLRGVHLIPQKCTFEVMDKKYVYLVEKDGTLKAHPVKVVAEFPHLYAVEGVSEKDRLLFDGLNKVREGEKIKAAYLPPAEAWKQLELYAE; the protein is encoded by the coding sequence ATGAAAAATAGAAAATGGACTTATTGGGTATTGATAGCACTCTTATTTAACCTCGCTGCTTGTGAAAAGCACAAAAAACACCACGGGGAGGTGGTGCAGTTGCCAGTTACTTCTCCTCTGCGCAAAGACACTTCCATCGTTCGGGAGTATGTTTGCCAAATACACGCCATACAACACATCGAAGTGCGAGCGCTCGAAGAGGGCTACCTGCAAAATATATATGTAGACGAAGGGATGCCGGTGAAAAAAGGGCAATTGCTCTTTCAGATTCTGCCGATAGTCTATCAGGCAGAACTCCAAAAGGCACAAGCCGAAGTGTATTATGCCCAAGTAGAATATGACAATGCGAAGGCGCTTGCCGACAGCAACATCATTTCGCCGGCACAGCTGGCACTGGTGTATGCCAAGTTAAAGAAAGCCCAAGCCGAGCTGGCACTGGCGCAATCGCATCTTTCTTTCACCAAAATCACAGCACCTTTCGATGGTTTGGTCGGGCGCTTTCATGTGCGTTTGGGCTCGCTGCTCGAAGAAGGCGAACTGCTGACCACCCTCTCGGATGTAAGCCAATTGTGGGTGTATTTCAACATGCCAGAACCTGAATATCTCGATTACATGCAAGGAGCGAATAATGCCAATACGCGGGAGGTGCAGTTGCGCATGGCTAATGGGCAAATTTTTGACCAAAAAGGAAAGATAACAGCCATAGAATCTGAGTTCGACAATAAAACCGGTACGGTGGCTTTCCGTGCTACCTTTCCCAACCCCAAAAACTTGCTGCGTCATGGCGAAACTGGCAACATTCTGATAACTATTCCTTTGCGGGGAGTACATCTCATCCCTCAAAAATGTACCTTCGAAGTGATGGATAAAAAATATGTGTATCTGGTAGAAAAAGACGGCACTTTGAAAGCACACCCTGTAAAAGTAGTGGCTGAGTTTCCGCATCTGTATGCCGTAGAAGGCGTGAGCGAAAAAGACCGCCTACTGTTCGATGGATTGAACAAGGTGCGTGAAGGCGAAAAAATCAAGGCGGCATATCTTCCGCCAGCAGAAGCATGGAAACAGTTGGAGTTGTATGCCGAATAG
- a CDS encoding type I restriction endonuclease subunit R — protein sequence MKERDIEQRFIDKLQDELKYTYRPDIRDRESLEKNFREKFEKLNKVQLTDKEFERLVDEITTSDVFAASKRLREKNTFLRDDGTSLHYQLVNLKDWCKNDFELVNQLRINTKNSHHRYDVILLINGIPVVQVELKSLDVNPRKAMQQIVDYKSDPGNGYTNSLLCFVQLFIVSNRTNTYYFANNNSEHFNFDAEERFLPIYQFADEANKKITHLDDFSEKFLSKCTLAEMISKYMVLVASEKKLVVMRPYQIYAVKAIVDCIEQNRGNGYIWHTTGSGKTLTSFKASTLLKDNPNIEKCLFVVDRKDLDRQTREEFNKFQEGCVEENTNTETLVRRMLSDDYANKVIVTTIQKLGLALNSSPSTGSARSKNDYKERLQPLRDKRIVFIFDECHRSQFGENHKAIKEFFPKAQLFGFTGTPIFEENATYKQVDGTVGSYVTTKDIFEKQLHSYTITNAIEDGNVLRFHIEYFKPEKDVPIGSREHKIAVVNTILKKHDAATSQRRFNAIFATASINDAIEYYELFKDIQARKAKENENFIPLNIACVFSPPADGNKDVAQLQEDLQQEKADNQVEPEKKKKALEAIISDYNKQYGTNHSIAEFDLYYQDVQQRIKAQKFSNADYPHKNKIDIVIVVDMLLTGFDSQYLNTLYVDKNLKYHGLIQAFSRTNRVLNSSKPHGNILDFRQQQNEVEKAIVLFSGENDERSKEIWLVEPAPKVIEKYREAVKAMKEWMAAQDMVAEPQEVYNIRGDAARAEFINRFKEVQRLKTKLDQYTDLTYEQKAEIEQLLPEEQLRAFRSSYLEIAKQLRDIQQKEGNQAPENIQQLDFEFVLFASALVDYDYIMKLIAKYTQGTAKKQQMTREQLISLLSSSANLMEERDDMIDYINSLEVGKPLDEQQIREGYQRFKEEKTAKQLAEIAHKHGLELATLQQFTDSILDRMILDGGALTKLFEPLDLDWRELSKRESALMQDLIPWLKKKAEGREISGLRAYEQSR from the coding sequence ATGAAAGAGAGAGACATAGAGCAGCGCTTCATTGACAAACTGCAAGACGAGCTGAAATATACCTACCGCCCTGATATTCGTGACCGTGAAAGTTTAGAGAAGAATTTCAGAGAAAAATTTGAAAAACTAAACAAGGTACAATTGACCGATAAGGAATTTGAAAGGTTGGTAGACGAAATAACCACCTCAGATGTTTTTGCTGCTTCTAAAAGGCTAAGAGAGAAAAACACCTTTTTGCGCGATGACGGAACCTCTCTGCATTATCAGCTGGTGAATTTGAAAGATTGGTGCAAAAACGATTTTGAGCTTGTCAATCAACTGCGGATAAACACCAAAAACAGTCATCACCGCTATGATGTGATATTGCTGATAAATGGCATTCCGGTCGTACAGGTTGAATTAAAAAGCCTTGACGTCAACCCGCGCAAAGCCATGCAACAAATTGTGGACTACAAAAGCGACCCGGGTAATGGCTACACCAATTCATTGCTTTGCTTCGTGCAGTTGTTTATTGTGAGCAACCGCACCAATACCTATTATTTTGCCAACAACAACTCAGAACACTTTAACTTTGATGCAGAAGAACGTTTCCTGCCCATCTATCAATTTGCCGATGAAGCCAATAAAAAAATTACCCACCTCGACGACTTTTCCGAAAAGTTTTTGAGCAAGTGCACATTAGCCGAAATGATAAGCAAATACATGGTGTTGGTTGCCAGCGAAAAAAAGCTCGTGGTGATGCGACCCTACCAGATTTATGCCGTAAAAGCCATTGTAGATTGTATCGAGCAAAATAGGGGCAACGGTTACATATGGCATACCACCGGAAGCGGCAAAACACTCACTTCATTTAAAGCATCTACCTTGCTGAAAGACAACCCAAACATTGAAAAATGTTTGTTTGTGGTTGACCGCAAAGACTTAGACAGACAAACCCGTGAGGAGTTCAACAAGTTTCAGGAAGGTTGTGTGGAAGAAAACACCAACACCGAAACGCTGGTAAGACGAATGCTTTCGGACGATTATGCCAACAAAGTAATCGTTACTACCATTCAAAAATTAGGTTTGGCGCTAAACTCAAGTCCTTCTACAGGCTCAGCACGAAGCAAGAATGACTATAAAGAACGCTTGCAACCGCTTCGCGACAAACGCATCGTTTTCATCTTTGACGAGTGCCACCGTTCGCAGTTTGGCGAAAATCATAAAGCCATCAAAGAATTTTTCCCAAAAGCACAGCTGTTCGGCTTTACCGGCACGCCTATTTTCGAAGAAAATGCCACCTACAAGCAAGTTGACGGCACCGTTGGCTCTTATGTAACCACAAAGGATATTTTTGAAAAACAACTGCACAGCTACACCATCACCAACGCCATCGAAGACGGCAACGTATTGCGCTTTCACATTGAGTATTTCAAGCCTGAAAAAGACGTGCCCATTGGAAGTAGGGAGCACAAAATAGCTGTAGTGAATACCATTTTGAAAAAACACGATGCCGCCACCAGCCAACGGCGCTTTAATGCCATTTTTGCCACTGCTTCCATCAACGATGCCATTGAATATTACGAACTGTTCAAAGACATTCAGGCACGCAAAGCCAAAGAAAATGAAAACTTCATTCCTTTAAACATCGCTTGTGTGTTTTCGCCACCCGCCGATGGCAACAAAGATGTAGCACAACTGCAGGAAGATTTACAGCAAGAAAAAGCCGACAACCAAGTAGAACCCGAAAAGAAGAAAAAGGCTCTGGAAGCCATTATCAGCGATTACAATAAACAGTACGGCACCAACCACAGCATTGCAGAATTTGACTTGTATTATCAGGATGTTCAACAACGCATCAAAGCCCAAAAATTCAGCAATGCCGACTACCCGCACAAGAACAAAATTGATATAGTGATTGTGGTAGATATGCTGCTCACAGGCTTCGACAGCCAATACCTCAACACGCTCTATGTGGACAAAAACCTAAAATACCACGGCTTGATTCAAGCCTTCAGCCGTACCAACCGCGTGTTGAACAGCAGCAAACCTCACGGAAACATTTTAGACTTTAGGCAACAACAGAACGAAGTAGAAAAAGCCATTGTCCTTTTTAGCGGAGAAAACGACGAGCGTTCTAAGGAAATCTGGCTGGTTGAACCCGCCCCCAAAGTGATTGAAAAATACCGGGAGGCTGTAAAAGCAATGAAAGAATGGATGGCAGCACAAGATATGGTAGCCGAACCACAAGAGGTGTACAACATCAGAGGCGATGCCGCCCGTGCCGAATTCATCAATCGCTTTAAAGAAGTGCAAAGGCTAAAAACAAAACTTGACCAATACACCGACTTGACCTACGAACAAAAAGCCGAAATTGAGCAATTGTTGCCCGAAGAGCAATTGCGTGCCTTCCGCAGCTCGTATCTGGAAATTGCCAAGCAACTTCGCGACATTCAGCAAAAAGAAGGCAACCAAGCCCCCGAGAACATTCAGCAATTAGACTTCGAATTTGTGCTGTTCGCCTCTGCGCTGGTAGACTACGACTACATCATGAAACTCATTGCCAAATACACGCAAGGCACAGCCAAGAAGCAGCAAATGACCCGTGAACAACTCATTAGTTTGTTGAGCAGCAGCGCCAACCTGATGGAAGAACGCGACGATATGATTGACTACATCAACAGTCTGGAAGTAGGCAAGCCGCTCGATGAACAACAAATAAGAGAAGGCTATCAAAGATTTAAAGAAGAAAAAACAGCCAAGCAATTAGCCGAAATAGCGCACAAACATGGTTTGGAGCTTGCCACTTTGCAGCAATTTACCGACAGCATCCTTGACCGCATGATTCTTGATGGCGGTGCACTCACCAAACTCTTTGAACCCTTAGACCTTGACTGGCGAGAACTCTCTAAAAGAGAATCCGCCTTGATGCAAGATTTGATTCCTTGGTTGAAAAAGAAAGCCGAAGGTCGGGAAATTAGTGGATTGAGAGCCTATGAGCAAAGCCGATGA
- a CDS encoding capsule assembly Wzi family protein, with amino-acid sequence MRRFFYILLTNHLLFSILWAGYAQAPLYDLDEDYTHLLRRYELKGKHWDTLWHYSQLPASRQAILNLLQDSSRFTSAADRFNRHYLQKDNWEQSDSLAQLYERKTEQGFWGQFYRQPAALYSARVPSFCVVVNPVLDLQVGKDSRLETWTYQNTRGVRLRGTIDRRLSFFTYLTDTQARYPLYVQEYVDRYRALPHEGYFKDGDRPSPTTYDFLTARGYVVFRLLPSVELQFGHDRNFIGYGKRSLILSDFSAPYTFLKLTTRVWKLQYQNLFAEMVADVSEADGLRPKKYFAFHRLSTHLNPRLEVGLFESVVFGRQGGFELHYLNPIIFYRSVEQHVGSPDNAILGGDFRWMALPRLALYGQVVIDELVVSEIRSGKGWWGNKQAVQLGLHYVDVLGIDNLDLQAEANMVRPYTYTQDALTKAYTHYRQPLAHPAGANFYELLGALRYQPLPRWRFEGQVFYIVKGEDRRGENWGGNILLDNRTRMQEYGNRLAQGVRSTTTLAELRASYQPYQNVFLEASYLWRQFSQETGTRSHTSFVSVGLRVNAARRRADF; translated from the coding sequence ATGAGACGTTTTTTCTACATCTTATTGACAAACCACCTACTGTTCAGCATCTTATGGGCAGGCTATGCCCAAGCGCCTTTGTATGACTTAGACGAGGACTATACCCACCTGCTGCGCCGCTATGAGCTGAAAGGCAAGCACTGGGATACGCTTTGGCACTACAGCCAACTACCGGCAAGCAGGCAGGCAATACTCAACCTACTGCAAGACAGCAGCCGCTTTACTTCGGCTGCCGACCGCTTCAATCGTCATTATCTGCAAAAAGACAACTGGGAGCAAAGCGACAGCCTCGCCCAGCTTTACGAAAGAAAGACCGAACAAGGCTTTTGGGGGCAGTTCTATCGTCAACCGGCGGCGCTCTACAGCGCACGTGTGCCCAGCTTCTGTGTGGTCGTCAATCCGGTATTGGATTTACAGGTAGGCAAAGACAGCCGCCTTGAAACGTGGACATACCAAAATACGCGTGGGGTGCGCTTGCGCGGCACTATAGACCGGCGCCTCAGTTTCTTCACCTACCTGACCGACACCCAAGCGCGCTACCCCCTGTATGTGCAAGAATATGTGGACCGCTACCGGGCACTGCCCCATGAGGGCTATTTTAAAGACGGCGACCGCCCCTCGCCTACTACCTACGATTTCTTGACGGCGCGCGGCTATGTTGTTTTTCGCCTGCTGCCTTCGGTAGAGCTACAATTTGGGCACGACCGCAATTTTATTGGCTACGGCAAGCGCTCGTTGATATTGTCGGATTTTTCTGCCCCCTACACTTTTTTGAAACTCACCACGCGCGTGTGGAAGCTGCAATATCAAAACTTGTTTGCTGAAATGGTTGCCGACGTGTCGGAAGCCGACGGGCTACGCCCTAAAAAGTATTTTGCTTTTCATCGTTTGAGCACCCACCTAAACCCGCGCTTAGAAGTAGGGTTGTTTGAAAGTGTAGTTTTTGGGCGGCAAGGGGGCTTCGAGCTGCACTACCTCAACCCCATCATCTTTTACCGCAGTGTAGAACAGCATGTAGGTAGCCCCGACAATGCAATTTTAGGGGGGGACTTCCGTTGGATGGCGCTGCCTCGGCTGGCGCTCTATGGTCAGGTGGTCATCGATGAGCTGGTGGTGTCGGAAATACGCAGCGGCAAGGGCTGGTGGGGCAATAAGCAGGCGGTGCAGCTGGGGCTGCATTATGTCGATGTTTTAGGTATTGACAATCTGGACCTGCAAGCCGAAGCAAATATGGTGCGCCCCTATACTTACACCCAAGACGCTCTCACCAAGGCATACACCCACTACCGTCAACCATTGGCACACCCTGCGGGTGCTAATTTTTATGAGCTCTTAGGTGCGCTGCGTTATCAGCCTTTGCCTCGCTGGCGCTTCGAAGGGCAGGTGTTTTATATAGTGAAGGGCGAAGACCGCAGGGGTGAAAACTGGGGCGGTAATATTTTACTGGACAACCGCACCCGCATGCAAGAATATGGCAACCGTTTGGCGCAGGGTGTGCGCAGCACTACCACTTTGGCAGAGCTGCGTGCCAGTTATCAGCCCTACCAAAATGTGTTTTTAGAGGCGTCGTATTTGTGGCGACAGTTCAGCCAAGAGACAGGCACACGCAGCCATACTTCTTTTGTATCGGTGGGTTTGCGCGTGAATGCTGCCCGGCGGCGTGCAGACTTTTAG
- a CDS encoding GIY-YIG nuclease family protein — MYILQCADGSYYTGSTTNLERRLAQHQAGEGANHTKKRLPVKLVYCEYFDRIQDAFYREKQVQGWSRKKKEALIRGDYELLKQLSRSYTKPLPEPFPEPSPLPEPVEGSGKGNSSGKGNGSGSSNIPVASTSSATGETTSSATGKTINSATGENNPLPEPSPLPEPVEGSGKGNGSGKGNGSGEGNSSDNTSNSKNKKPKNP, encoded by the coding sequence ATGTACATATTACAATGTGCCGATGGAAGCTACTATACCGGTAGCACCACCAACCTTGAACGGCGCTTGGCACAACATCAGGCAGGCGAGGGTGCCAACCACACCAAAAAACGCTTGCCCGTGAAGCTGGTTTATTGTGAATACTTCGACCGGATACAAGATGCCTTTTACAGAGAAAAGCAAGTGCAGGGCTGGAGCAGAAAAAAGAAAGAAGCCCTCATAAGAGGCGACTATGAATTGTTAAAACAGCTTTCGAGGAGTTATACCAAGCCGCTGCCTGAGCCGTTTCCTGAGCCCTCGCCGCTGCCTGAGCCTGTCGAAGGCAGCGGCAAAGGAAACAGCAGCGGCAAAGGAAACGGCAGCGGCAGTAGCAATATACCGGTGGCTTCGACAAGCTCAGCCACCGGTGAAACGACAAGCTCAGCCACCGGGAAAACGATAAACTCAGCCACCGGTGAAAATAATCCGCTGCCTGAGCCCTCGCCGCTGCCTGAGCCTGTCGAAGGCAGCGGCAAAGGAAACGGCAGCGGCAAAGGAAACGGCAGCGGCGAAGGAAACAGCAGCGACAACACCAGCAACAGTAAGAACAAAAAACCCAAAAACCCATGA
- a CDS encoding type I restriction-modification system subunit M, whose amino-acid sequence MNTTKNNPQPSTLNSQFSTFNSQLNLGKTLWKIADELRGSMNADDFRDYMLSFLFLRYLSDNYEAAAKELLKNEYPTLHGNGGKTPLSIWYEQNPDYVEEFEKLMRRKIHYVIKPQYLWTHIVYLAKTQSNELLSTLQEGFKYIENESFENTFQGLFSEINLDSEKLGKSYTERNKKLCNIIQKIAEGLAQFSTDTDILGDAYEYLIGQFAAGSGKKAGEFYTPQQVSTILSEIVTLDSQDPSKGKKKKIERVLDFACGSGSLLLNVRKKMIDSGGTIGKLYGQEKNITTYNLCRMNMLLHGVKDTEFEIYHGDTLLNDWDLLREENPAKKIEFDAVVANPPFSYRWEPTEAMAEDFRFKDYGLAPKSAADFAFLLHGFHFLSKEGTMAIILPHGVLFRGGAEEKIRKKLLEDGHIDTVIGLPANLFYSTGIPVCILVLKKCKKFDDVLFINAAEHYEKGKRQNTLLPEHIEKIVSTYQYRKEEERYSRRVSMDEIIANEYNLNISRYVSTAVAEEPIDLLQVHEKMVEIERKIKEAKDKHNEYLKELGLPPLM is encoded by the coding sequence ATGAATACCACCAAAAACAACCCTCAACCCTCAACCCTCAATTCTCAATTTTCAACTTTCAATTCTCAATTAAACTTAGGCAAAACCCTTTGGAAAATTGCAGACGAACTGCGAGGGTCAATGAATGCAGACGATTTTCGCGATTACATGCTTTCGTTTTTGTTTCTGCGCTACCTGAGCGACAACTACGAAGCAGCTGCCAAAGAATTACTAAAAAACGAATACCCCACCCTTCACGGCAATGGGGGCAAAACACCTCTGTCCATTTGGTACGAACAAAACCCCGACTATGTGGAAGAATTTGAAAAACTCATGCGCAGAAAAATACATTATGTCATCAAGCCCCAATACCTGTGGACCCACATTGTCTATTTGGCTAAAACACAAAGCAACGAGCTGCTCAGCACCTTGCAAGAAGGTTTTAAATACATTGAAAACGAATCGTTCGAAAACACCTTTCAAGGCTTGTTTTCAGAAATCAACCTCGATTCTGAAAAATTAGGAAAGAGCTATACCGAGCGAAACAAAAAACTTTGCAACATCATACAAAAAATTGCTGAGGGGCTGGCGCAATTTTCAACAGATACCGACATCCTCGGCGATGCATACGAATACCTTATCGGTCAATTTGCAGCAGGCTCGGGCAAAAAAGCAGGTGAGTTTTATACCCCGCAGCAGGTTTCTACCATCCTCTCAGAAATTGTAACGCTCGACAGCCAAGACCCAAGTAAGGGCAAAAAGAAAAAGATAGAACGCGTGTTAGATTTTGCCTGCGGTTCGGGCTCGTTGTTGTTGAATGTGCGTAAAAAAATGATAGACTCGGGCGGAACCATCGGCAAGCTCTACGGACAAGAAAAAAACATTACCACCTACAACCTATGCCGCATGAACATGCTGTTGCACGGCGTGAAAGACACCGAGTTCGAAATCTACCATGGCGATACGCTGCTCAATGATTGGGACTTGTTAAGGGAAGAAAACCCCGCCAAAAAAATAGAATTCGATGCCGTAGTAGCCAACCCGCCCTTTAGCTATCGCTGGGAGCCCACCGAAGCCATGGCAGAAGACTTCCGTTTTAAAGACTATGGGCTTGCGCCCAAGTCGGCTGCCGACTTTGCCTTTCTGTTACACGGTTTTCACTTCTTAAGCAAAGAGGGCACCATGGCGATTATCTTACCGCACGGTGTGTTGTTTCGAGGCGGTGCAGAAGAAAAAATAAGAAAAAAACTGTTAGAAGATGGCCACATCGACACCGTCATAGGTCTGCCTGCCAACCTGTTTTATTCTACCGGCATCCCGGTTTGCATACTGGTACTCAAAAAATGCAAAAAGTTTGACGATGTGCTGTTCATCAATGCAGCCGAGCACTACGAAAAAGGCAAGCGGCAAAATACCTTGCTGCCCGAACACATCGAAAAAATTGTTTCTACTTACCAATACCGCAAAGAAGAAGAGCGCTACTCGCGTAGGGTAAGCATGGATGAAATCATCGCCAACGAATACAACCTGAACATTTCGCGCTATGTAAGCACAGCAGTAGCCGAAGAACCCATCGATTTGCTACAAGTGCATGAAAAGATGGTAGAAATAGAGCGGAAAATAAAAGAAGCAAAAGACAAGCACAACGAATACCTCAAAGAATTGGGCTTGCCGCCTTTGATGTAG